In Bacillus sp. DX3.1, the following proteins share a genomic window:
- a CDS encoding sodium:proton symporter encodes MELIETVHIKWYGSYSFNDFYNREEAFKKGIFALFRVCAGKETLLYIGKAQGHFIQKIRELNKDWLLDTSEIKIRLGIIEFPNGESYSEKKVEEVKSLLILRHIPSENTTSSVYYRGRFNLKVINKGKRGLIVKKLSAEDLVWM; translated from the coding sequence GTGGAATTAATCGAAACAGTACATATTAAATGGTATGGATCGTATAGTTTTAATGATTTTTATAATAGAGAAGAAGCTTTTAAGAAAGGAATATTTGCACTCTTTAGAGTATGCGCTGGAAAAGAAACATTGCTCTATATAGGAAAAGCCCAAGGGCACTTTATACAAAAGATAAGAGAACTTAATAAGGATTGGCTGTTGGATACAAGCGAAATAAAGATTAGATTAGGAATAATAGAATTCCCTAATGGTGAAAGTTATTCTGAAAAGAAGGTAGAAGAGGTTAAATCCCTTTTGATTTTACGGCATATCCCATCAGAAAACACCACATCTTCAGTATACTATAGAGGGCGGTTTAATTTAAAAGTTATAAATAAGGGAAAAAGAGGATTGATTGTTAAAAAGCTTTCCGCAGAAGATCTAGTATGGATGTAA
- a CDS encoding formylglycine-generating enzyme family protein — protein MTGGEIELRDDRIKSKWKAEIRPFLLARYPVTMDLYYAITNKSPNSFEGDLKPVVNISWNDAISFCNLLSQKAGPKECYFISNDGENIICDWESDGYRLPSEAEWQYACKAGTTGYRYGELDKIAWYNENSGGKIHEVGRKEPNAWGLSDMLGNVWEWCWDLYDEQVYGSYRIFRGGSWAEEARGCGASCRRRSHPSFCIDDLGFRLAQSF, from the coding sequence ATGACAGGGGGAGAAATAGAATTAAGAGACGATAGAATAAAAAGCAAATGGAAAGCTGAAATAAGACCGTTTCTTCTTGCCCGGTATCCTGTAACTATGGATCTATACTATGCTATTACAAATAAATCACCTAATTCTTTTGAGGGAGATCTAAAACCGGTTGTGAATATTTCTTGGAATGATGCAATTTCTTTTTGTAATCTACTTTCACAGAAAGCTGGACCGAAAGAATGTTATTTTATAAGTAATGATGGTGAAAACATTATTTGTGATTGGGAATCAGACGGTTATCGACTTCCTTCAGAAGCAGAGTGGCAATATGCATGTAAAGCAGGGACTACTGGTTATAGATACGGAGAGCTTGATAAGATTGCTTGGTATAACGAAAATTCAGGAGGCAAAATCCATGAAGTAGGAAGAAAGGAACCGAATGCATGGGGGCTGTCTGATATGTTAGGGAATGTTTGGGAGTGGTGTTGGGATTTATATGATGAACAAGTGTATGGCTCCTACCGAATTTTTCGAGGAGGTAGCTGGGCTGAAGAGGCCAGGGGTTGTGGGGCTTCGTGTCGTCGTCGTAGCCATCCGTCATTTTGCATAGACGACCTTGGATTCCGTCTTGCCCAGTCTTTTTAA
- a CDS encoding glycerophosphodiester phosphodiesterase family protein, with amino-acid sequence MISKFRGKSKKVAAVLVSASIFGSIWMAPVDSSTKVRAAEQTLTQENFDQIANGLLPAGWKLVQGDAKVVDGKLVLSSPSSTAPARVVIPLGNQSGNYVFEADMTFQSAVEDSRWASLMYRVQPNSYPYYQSAMRRGTTAMNGLEFAMRNESNQWVVPETNFYPENMAFNKTYHIKVIASGNRVQQFINGQLVIDTDQAGKWANGDVGFQANGTTVQFDNVKVNEYPNALPPLAKTNAFLPKEAKTNIVNPPTIISQSVAQEGASSVLLQAKRNVQGQWAVDGAPIEKALENIKGKFIPVVQVEEHVDIEGLANIMKETQTQDFQILSSNPAIVKEMRGFIKTARGALRYTKSSFNKNDMAAFVRDIHESDAMVAVMPQKNLSPDAVHYLHSRAISVWGSGAEDVQAAHTLIHLGVDGIVTGKPEASIEALGQYPENTLVQRPVVAAHRGVPSLAPENTIASYRKAYELGADMIETDVQMTKDGKLVIMHDYNVDRTTNGTGYVKDLTLEQIRALDAGIKFSPEFQGEKVPTFEEFLNDFKGKDVVLLVELKASGIEKQVMQEIEKAGMIDNVVIQSFDANHIRNVRSLNREVGTGYLYSASPPSTLDGKLKKAQQMMQYGASMNATLNASYGSLYPELIQYMRQRGFLNMHWTFRDEDPFGQALQNGVVGPITDYMQWLTDAPIRLEIPNKKVNLKVGKTATIHIKSKVNYRGDIREKIPTTIFMNSGEDKVKIEGSTIQALKPGTVNVFAMHTFQMLEKEWHIVAEPIEVTVTE; translated from the coding sequence ATGATATCGAAATTCAGGGGAAAATCAAAAAAGGTTGCAGCTGTTCTAGTATCGGCAAGTATTTTCGGAAGTATATGGATGGCTCCGGTTGACAGTTCAACCAAGGTTCGCGCCGCGGAGCAAACTCTCACACAGGAGAATTTCGACCAAATTGCCAACGGGTTACTGCCTGCCGGCTGGAAGCTTGTACAGGGAGATGCCAAGGTCGTAGACGGCAAGCTAGTATTATCTTCTCCTTCTTCTACCGCCCCTGCCAGAGTAGTGATTCCTTTAGGAAATCAATCAGGGAATTACGTTTTTGAAGCGGATATGACGTTTCAAAGCGCGGTGGAAGACAGCCGATGGGCTTCGTTGATGTATCGTGTACAGCCCAATTCTTATCCGTATTATCAATCCGCTATGCGTAGAGGCACTACGGCGATGAACGGGCTGGAGTTCGCCATGCGGAATGAAAGCAATCAGTGGGTCGTGCCGGAAACGAATTTTTATCCGGAAAATATGGCTTTCAATAAGACATATCATATCAAAGTGATCGCAAGCGGCAATCGTGTTCAACAGTTCATCAATGGGCAGCTTGTGATTGATACGGATCAAGCCGGGAAATGGGCAAACGGGGATGTTGGCTTTCAAGCGAATGGTACGACGGTTCAATTCGATAATGTAAAGGTGAATGAATATCCGAATGCACTTCCTCCTTTAGCGAAAACGAACGCTTTTCTTCCGAAAGAAGCAAAAACGAATATCGTGAACCCGCCTACGATTATTTCGCAATCTGTTGCACAAGAAGGAGCATCTTCGGTTCTCCTGCAGGCAAAGCGGAACGTGCAGGGGCAATGGGCTGTTGACGGAGCTCCTATTGAAAAAGCTCTAGAAAACATAAAAGGCAAATTCATTCCGGTTGTTCAGGTGGAAGAACATGTGGATATTGAAGGTCTCGCGAATATCATGAAAGAAACACAGACGCAGGATTTTCAGATTTTATCCAGCAATCCCGCCATCGTGAAAGAAATGCGCGGCTTCATTAAAACGGCTCGCGGTGCCCTTCGTTACACCAAGTCATCCTTCAATAAGAATGATATGGCCGCTTTCGTGCGTGACATTCATGAAAGCGATGCGATGGTTGCGGTAATGCCGCAAAAAAATCTGAGCCCTGATGCGGTTCATTATTTACATAGCCGCGCAATTTCCGTTTGGGGAAGTGGCGCAGAGGATGTGCAAGCCGCTCATACGCTCATTCATCTTGGAGTGGACGGCATTGTGACAGGGAAACCTGAAGCCTCCATTGAAGCGTTGGGACAATATCCAGAGAATACACTTGTGCAGCGTCCGGTCGTCGCGGCACATCGTGGCGTACCTTCCCTTGCGCCTGAAAATACGATTGCTTCCTATCGAAAGGCTTATGAATTAGGTGCGGATATGATTGAGACGGACGTGCAGATGACGAAGGACGGCAAGCTGGTCATTATGCATGACTATAATGTGGATCGGACAACGAACGGCACGGGCTATGTAAAGGATTTAACGCTTGAACAGATTCGTGCATTGGATGCCGGTATCAAGTTCAGTCCCGAATTCCAAGGTGAAAAGGTGCCTACCTTTGAAGAGTTTTTGAATGATTTTAAGGGGAAAGATGTGGTCCTACTTGTCGAGCTTAAGGCGAGTGGTATCGAGAAGCAGGTGATGCAGGAAATTGAGAAAGCTGGAATGATTGATAACGTAGTGATTCAAAGCTTTGATGCCAACCATATTAGAAACGTTCGCAGTCTCAACCGTGAAGTCGGAACCGGCTATCTTTACTCCGCTAGCCCTCCTTCCACACTAGACGGCAAGCTAAAGAAGGCCCAGCAGATGATGCAGTACGGCGCCAGCATGAACGCGACATTGAATGCAAGCTACGGTAGCCTGTATCCGGAATTGATCCAATATATGCGTCAGCGCGGATTTCTGAATATGCATTGGACGTTCAGGGACGAGGATCCGTTTGGACAAGCCTTGCAGAACGGCGTTGTCGGACCGATCACGGACTACATGCAGTGGCTGACGGATGCGCCGATTCGTTTGGAAATCCCGAACAAAAAAGTGAACCTGAAAGTCGGAAAAACAGCGACTATACACATAAAATCCAAAGTGAACTATCGTGGGGACATAAGAGAGAAGATTCCGACTACTATCTTTATGAACAGCGGAGAAGATAAAGTGAAAATTGAAGGCAGTACCATTCAAGCATTGAAGCCCGGAACAGTGAATGTATTTGCGATGCATACTTTCCAAATGCTCGAGAAGGAATGGCATATTGTAGCTGAGCCGATTGAAGTAACTGTTACAGAATGA